GCCGATCGCGGCTACATCATCGTCCACGGACGGATCGAGTTCGAGGGGCACAGCACCGCGGAGCTCCGCGAGAACGAGCTCGTCAAGAAGTACTACCTGGGGGTGTAGCCCGCGGCGCTAGCGCCAGGCCTCCGCGGCGTCGAGGGGCTCGAAGCCGAGCACCCGCCGCGCGTGGTCGAGGTCGCGGTAGCTCCACGTGTTGTTCGACACGGCGAAGAAGACGTCGAAGCGCAGCGTGTCCGGCGCCCGCAGGCACGCCTCGAGCATCCGCACGATGTCGCGCTGGCTGCACCAGACCGAGAAGTCGCGCGGCGCGCGCGGCCGGTCCTCCGCGGTGACGTGCCCGATGCGCACGCAGAGGACCGAGAGCCCGTGGGCGTCGGCGTAGTGCCGGCCGAGGGTCTCGCCCCACACCTTGCTCACGCCGTAGAGGCCGGCCGGGCGCACGGGCGTCTCGTGCGTCAGGATCGTCCACGCCCCCGCCTCGTCGTAGCGGCCCGCCGCGAGCGCGCTGTACGGCGGGTCGCGCTCGTACGCGCTCACCGTCGCCCCGCTCGAGGCGTAGACGACGCGGCGGACGCCCGCCCGGCGGGCGGCCTCGAAGACGTTGTAGGTGCCGACGACGTTGGCGCGGAGGATCTCGTCGAAGGGCGCGCTCGAGCCCACGCTCGCCGCCAAGTGCACGACCGCGTCCACGCCCTTGAACGCCGGCTGGATCGCGTCGAGGTCGGCGATGTCGGCCCGATGGCACGGGACGCCCTCGACGGCGCGGCGGTTGAGCGCGCGCAGCTCGAACCGGTCGGCGAGGTGCCGGCGCAGCGCGCCGCCGATGAGCCCGCTCATCCCCGTCACGAGCACGGCCGGCCGGCTCATCGGCGGCCCGGCGCTAGCCGATCGCCGTGTGGACGAGGTTCGAGACGAGCTCGAGCCGCTGCGCGTGCCAGGGGTCGGGCAGGCGGCTGTTCGTGAGGTACGCGAACGACACGCCCGAGTCGGGATCGCCCCAGCAGTACGAGGACCCGACACCGCCGTGGCCGAAGACGCGCGGCGCCGCGAGCGAGCCGAGGCCCCGGATCGTGTCCGTCGTGCCGCGCGTGTGCGGGCCGAGGCCGCGGTGCATCGGCATGCCCATGTAGCCGTCCACGCGGTCGCCGGTGAAGTTGCGCGTCACGTAGGCCACCGTCCGCGGCGACAGGAGGCGCACGCCGCCGAGCGTTCCGCCGTGGACCAGCATCTGGTAGAAAGCCGCCAGCGCCCGCGCGGTGCCGTAGCCGCCGCCGCCCGGCGTGCCGGCGCGGCGGAACTCGGCGTTGTTCTCGTCGGCGCGCTTGACCTGGCGCCGGCCGTCCGGCGCGGGCTCGTGCATGTCGGCGGCGCGGCCGTGCTCCCGGTCGGGGAGCCCGACGTAGAGCTCGCCGCCGAGGCCGAGCGGCCCCAGCACCTGATCGCGGATGAAGAGGCGATAGTCGGTCTTCGTCATCGCCTCGATGAGCGCCGCGGCCGTCCAGTGGGCGGCGCGGCCGTGGTAGTGGACGCGCGAGCCGGGCGTCCACTCGAGCGTGAAGCCGCACACCGTCCGGCGCAGGAGGTCGTGGTCCTCCCACGCCGCCTTCGGCACGTCGGCGTTCGGGAAGCCGGCCTGGTGCGTGAGGAGCTGGATCAGCGTGATCTCGCCCTTGCCGTTGGCCTCGAAGCCCGGCAGGTGGTCGGCGACCTTGTCGGTGAACGCGAGCGCGCCCCGCTCGGCGAGGATCCAGACGGCGCACGCCGTCAGCACCTTCGTGTTCGAGTAGAGGAGCCAGAGCGTGTCGTCGCGCGCGGCCACGCGCTCCGGGTCGAGCCGCGCGTCGCCGAGCGTCCAGACGAACGCGAGCTTGCCGTGCCGCGCGAGGGCCAGTTGGGCCGCCGGGTAGCGCCCGTCGGCGACGTGGCGCGTGACGAGCTCGTGCAGGCGGTCGAGCTGCCTCCCATCGAGACCGAGCGTGTCGGGCGAGGCGGAGTCGAGCGGGAATTTCATGGTCAGGTCTCCAGCTCCCGGTTCAGGCCGAAGTCGTCGGGCACCGGGGGGCCCCAGCGGTAGAGCGCGTCCTCCGCGGGGAAGTCGCGCGGCTC
This DNA window, taken from Candidatus Methylomirabilota bacterium, encodes the following:
- a CDS encoding NAD(P)-dependent oxidoreductase encodes the protein MSRPAVLVTGMSGLIGGALRRHLADRFELRALNRRAVEGVPCHRADIADLDAIQPAFKGVDAVVHLAASVGSSAPFDEILRANVVGTYNVFEAARRAGVRRVVYASSGATVSAYERDPPYSALAAGRYDEAGAWTILTHETPVRPAGLYGVSKVWGETLGRHYADAHGLSVLCVRIGHVTAEDRPRAPRDFSVWCSQRDIVRMLEACLRAPDTLRFDVFFAVSNNTWSYRDLDHARRVLGFEPLDAAEAWR
- a CDS encoding serine hydrolase domain-containing protein, which encodes MKFPLDSASPDTLGLDGRQLDRLHELVTRHVADGRYPAAQLALARHGKLAFVWTLGDARLDPERVAARDDTLWLLYSNTKVLTACAVWILAERGALAFTDKVADHLPGFEANGKGEITLIQLLTHQAGFPNADVPKAAWEDHDLLRRTVCGFTLEWTPGSRVHYHGRAAHWTAAALIEAMTKTDYRLFIRDQVLGPLGLGGELYVGLPDREHGRAADMHEPAPDGRRQVKRADENNAEFRRAGTPGGGGYGTARALAAFYQMLVHGGTLGGVRLLSPRTVAYVTRNFTGDRVDGYMGMPMHRGLGPHTRGTTDTIRGLGSLAAPRVFGHGGVGSSYCWGDPDSGVSFAYLTNSRLPDPWHAQRLELVSNLVHTAIG